The following proteins are encoded in a genomic region of Microcoleus sp. FACHB-68:
- a CDS encoding pentapeptide repeat-containing protein, whose translation MIANVTTGPRPSFTRDELLQRYASGARDFSRASLSKADLSETDLSGAYLSGAGLSKADLRGAKLIKANLHGASLSGANLSGADLSGADLSGAHLNWADLSGANLTGAILTSADVSGANLSGANLSGSQLSLTYLIGTNLSKADLREANLTQASLSKADLSGANLSKANLRGAKLRQTNLSEADLSQANLAGANLSSANLNNAHLNGANLSEADLSEATLGRANLSKTNLSKTDLRNTCLKQANLSGVNLSGAELSGADLSGKLLTGANLSGAGLSLANLSGAYLIQANLSGANLAGANLSGAHLIGTNLSEADLTRANLRNANVADANRQGIKLKGATLPNGKIYQ comes from the coding sequence ATGATAGCTAACGTGACGACTGGGCCTAGACCGAGCTTTACCCGCGATGAACTGCTGCAACGCTATGCATCAGGGGCGAGAGATTTTAGTCGGGCAAGCTTAAGTAAAGCGGATCTCAGTGAGACAGATTTGAGTGGGGCGTATCTCAGTGGAGCCGGTTTGAGCAAAGCCGATTTGAGGGGAGCCAAACTCATTAAAGCTAACCTGCATGGAGCAAGTCTCAGTGGGGCAAATCTGAGTGGAGCGGACTTGAGCGGAGCGGATCTGAGCGGCGCACACTTAAATTGGGCAGACTTGAGCGGAGCCAACTTGACTGGAGCGATCCTGACAAGCGCAGATGTGAGCGGCGCTAACCTCAGCGGAGCCAATCTCAGCGGAAGTCAGCTCAGTCTCACCTACTTGATTGGCACCAATCTGAGCAAAGCCGATTTGAGGGAAGCCAATCTCACCCAAGCTAGTTTGAGCAAGGCAGACTTGAGTGGGGCTAACCTAAGCAAGGCAAACCTCCGGGGGGCGAAGCTAAGGCAAACGAACCTGAGCGAGGCTGATTTATCTCAGGCAAACTTGGCAGGCGCGAACCTAAGCTCAGCGAATCTAAACAACGCGCACTTAAATGGGGCGAATCTGAGTGAAGCCGATTTAAGTGAAGCAACCTTAGGACGTGCTAATTTGAGCAAGACAAACTTGAGCAAGACAGACTTAAGAAATACTTGTTTAAAGCAGGCTAATTTGAGTGGGGTTAATCTGAGTGGGGCAGAATTGAGTGGTGCTGATTTAAGCGGAAAACTGCTAACCGGCGCGAACTTGAGTGGTGCCGGCTTGAGCTTAGCAAATCTCAGTGGCGCTTACTTGATTCAAGCGAACTTGAGCGGTGCTAATCTTGCCGGCGCGAATTTGAGTGGCGCACATCTAATTGGCACCAATTTGTCTGAGGCAGATTTGACGAGAGCAAACTTGCGAAATGCCAATGTAGCAGACGCAAATCGTCAGGGAATCAAGCTGAAGGGAGCCACCTTA
- a CDS encoding thioredoxin family protein, translated as MALTPSTMLALKTQAPDFHLPDVVSGQTISLATFAGKKALLVMFICRHCPFVKHVQAELAQIGKDYSGKNVGILAISANNAATHPEDAPDKLKTMAQELGFTFPYGYDASQETAKAYTAACTPDFFVFDANRQLIYRGQLDDSRPSNGLPVTGKDLRSALDAVLADQPVNPEQKPSIGCNIKWKPGNEPGY; from the coding sequence ATGGCATTAACCCCATCAACAATGTTGGCGCTAAAAACTCAAGCGCCAGATTTTCATCTGCCGGATGTCGTTTCCGGTCAAACAATTTCTCTGGCCACATTTGCCGGCAAAAAAGCCCTACTGGTAATGTTTATTTGCCGGCACTGTCCCTTCGTCAAGCACGTACAAGCAGAACTTGCACAAATTGGCAAAGACTATAGTGGCAAAAATGTTGGCATCCTGGCGATCAGCGCCAACAATGCGGCAACCCATCCAGAAGATGCCCCCGACAAACTTAAAACAATGGCGCAAGAACTCGGCTTCACTTTCCCCTACGGTTATGACGCCAGCCAAGAAACAGCCAAAGCTTACACAGCCGCTTGTACACCAGACTTTTTTGTATTTGACGCCAACCGGCAACTAATCTATCGCGGCCAATTGGATGATAGCCGGCCTAGTAACGGGCTGCCTGTCACAGGCAAAGATTTACGATCTGCGCTTGATGCAGTGCTAGCCGATCAGCCAGTTAACCCAGAACAAAAGCCGAGTATCGGCTGCAATATTAAGTGGAAACCAGGGAATGAACCTGGGTATTAG
- a CDS encoding alpha/beta fold hydrolase: MAIDEQLIEVGKLKWFYRQAKPIGKSDKLPVLLLHGLPSQSYSWNEVLPALAEQGFRAIAPDWIGFGLSSKPDRRDFAYTPDAFIDVLAGFIQALEIERFYLVVQGFLGSAGLQYALRHSQQIERLVILNTPVTTDSKLPWKIKQLGLPLVGDMMTQDPLLVDRTLEGGSGYQISDKDLDVYRRPFLKSSDAGRSLLYTVRNMQMVPAMAEIAAGFPAWQQPTLMIWGMNDPWLPFSQAQTFANSLQNAEFVKLEEGRHYPQEHWSEKVCNAMIPFLRRQEI; this comes from the coding sequence GTGGCAATTGACGAACAATTGATTGAGGTAGGCAAGCTGAAGTGGTTTTACCGGCAAGCTAAGCCCATTGGCAAAAGTGATAAGCTGCCGGTGCTGTTGCTGCACGGTTTACCCTCCCAGAGTTACAGCTGGAATGAAGTTTTGCCGGCTTTGGCAGAGCAAGGTTTTCGCGCAATTGCCCCGGACTGGATCGGGTTTGGCTTATCGTCTAAACCAGACCGGCGCGACTTTGCCTATACCCCAGATGCGTTTATTGACGTGCTTGCCGGCTTTATTCAAGCTTTGGAAATTGAGCGATTTTATTTAGTTGTTCAGGGATTTTTGGGTTCTGCCGGTTTGCAATATGCGCTGCGTCATTCACAGCAAATTGAGCGCTTGGTGATTCTCAATACGCCGGTAACGACTGATTCCAAGTTGCCTTGGAAGATTAAGCAATTGGGTTTGCCGCTGGTGGGAGATATGATGACCCAAGACCCGCTACTGGTTGACCGAACTCTCGAAGGCGGCAGTGGTTACCAAATATCTGATAAAGATTTAGATGTTTACCGGCGTCCGTTTCTCAAGAGTTCCGACGCTGGGCGCAGTTTGCTCTACACCGTCAGAAATATGCAGATGGTTCCAGCAATGGCAGAAATTGCCGCCGGCTTTCCTGCATGGCAGCAACCCACTTTGATGATCTGGGGAATGAACGATCCTTGGCTGCCTTTTTCCCAAGCACAAACCTTTGCTAACAGCCTTCAAAATGCAGAATTTGTCAAACTAGAAGAAGGCCGGCATTACCCCCAAGAACATTGGTCTGAAAAGGTGTGTAATGCAATGATTCCATTTCTGCGCCGGCAAGAAATTTAG
- a CDS encoding RuBisCO accumulation factor 1 translates to MTETPQDTPNPEHKDLIFSLRRKEGTWVEWGQACQTLQKAGYQPQEIFEETGFEPIQQNQVIVGAQVYSSMVSTGVSEAAREYFERRGSEILYELRILTQPERAAAAELIVAQSLDVEAARDVAKAIKDFSRLGKLPEGFTNHPGDATAYYFWKLAKQKADLQERSRFIAQGLRFAHTQTARQQVEKLLTDFSVVSSQPAPRLPVYRLETSDELPRVLPIVGKMPLTSAELEAVMPVQETGPFKIIHSVANQAWVPIPGWQVLRQAEDPIVILCDSEQLPSPLPGKPEEVLIVVDRTQQEWDANNYFLVETAGQAQLQWFPENPDIPIIGRVILIMRPKKVLDEEFTKDPWQIDE, encoded by the coding sequence ATGACTGAAACACCACAAGACACCCCAAATCCCGAACATAAAGACTTAATATTCTCCCTGCGGCGCAAAGAAGGCACCTGGGTAGAATGGGGACAAGCCTGCCAAACCCTGCAAAAAGCCGGTTATCAACCCCAGGAAATATTTGAAGAAACCGGCTTTGAACCGATCCAGCAAAATCAAGTAATCGTCGGTGCTCAAGTCTACAGCTCAATGGTGAGTACCGGCGTTTCAGAGGCAGCGCGAGAATACTTTGAGCGTCGCGGCAGTGAGATCCTGTATGAATTACGCATTCTGACGCAGCCAGAACGCGCCGCCGCCGCCGAATTAATCGTTGCCCAATCGCTGGATGTCGAAGCTGCGCGTGATGTTGCTAAAGCGATCAAAGACTTCTCTCGGCTTGGGAAGTTACCAGAAGGCTTTACCAACCATCCGGGTGATGCTACTGCTTATTACTTTTGGAAACTCGCCAAACAAAAAGCCGACTTACAAGAGCGATCACGTTTCATTGCTCAAGGCTTGAGGTTTGCACACACTCAGACAGCCAGACAACAGGTAGAGAAACTGCTGACAGACTTTAGCGTAGTGTCATCACAACCGGCCCCTCGCTTGCCGGTTTACCGTCTGGAAACCTCCGATGAACTGCCCCGAGTTTTGCCAATTGTCGGCAAGATGCCCCTGACATCAGCAGAATTGGAAGCCGTGATGCCGGTGCAGGAAACCGGGCCATTTAAAATCATTCATTCAGTCGCAAACCAAGCCTGGGTTCCCATCCCCGGCTGGCAAGTGCTGCGCCAAGCCGAAGATCCCATCGTCATTTTGTGTGACAGCGAACAACTGCCTAGTCCACTTCCCGGCAAACCCGAAGAAGTGTTAATCGTTGTAGACAGAACCCAGCAAGAATGGGATGCCAACAACTACTTTTTAGTAGAAACTGCCGGCCAAGCGCAATTGCAGTGGTTTCCAGAAAACCCCGACATTCCCATTATTGGGCGAGTCATCCTGATCATGCGTCCGAAAAAAGTTTTGGATGAAGAGTTTACAAAAGATCCTTGGCAGATTGACGAATAA
- the cysC gene encoding adenylyl-sulfate kinase, producing MEQRGVTVWFTGLSGAGKTTISRAVENKLRERGYLVEVLDGDIVRENLTKGLGFSKEDRDENIRRIGFVAHLLTRNGVIVLVSAISPYREIRDEVRGRIGDFVQVYVNAPLQVCEDRDVKGLYKKARAGQIKNFTGIDDPYESPTDPDVECHTDQESEEESAMKVLQKLEAAGYLPK from the coding sequence ATGGAACAACGTGGGGTGACAGTGTGGTTTACAGGACTCAGTGGTGCCGGTAAGACCACGATTAGTCGGGCAGTGGAAAACAAACTGCGCGAGCGCGGGTACTTAGTAGAAGTTCTCGACGGGGATATTGTGCGTGAGAACTTGACCAAAGGGTTAGGTTTCAGTAAGGAAGATCGGGACGAGAATATCCGCCGCATCGGCTTTGTAGCGCATCTGTTGACCCGTAATGGGGTGATTGTCTTAGTTTCTGCGATCTCGCCCTATCGTGAGATTCGGGATGAGGTGCGCGGACGGATCGGGGATTTTGTTCAGGTTTATGTGAATGCGCCTCTGCAAGTGTGTGAAGATCGCGATGTGAAAGGGCTTTACAAAAAGGCGCGGGCGGGACAAATTAAGAACTTCACCGGCATTGATGACCCGTATGAGTCACCCACTGACCCGGATGTGGAATGTCACACCGATCAAGAGAGTGAGGAAGAAAGTGCGATGAAGGTTTTGCAGAAGTTAGAAGCAGCCGGCTATCTTCCTAAGTGA
- a CDS encoding DASS family sodium-coupled anion symporter, with the protein MDSKPFSSLILDGLRSFGRFCRSEEGRWLWYIMAAAIYATILVLPLPGFSIEARRSLAVFGVAVFLWATNTLPLAVTGLLILFLLPFSGAISTKSTYVYFGDQAVFFVLGALILTSPIMRSGLSTRLALAVVSRFGRNQSALILSILGLAAVMSCFINAHAVAAMLFPIVLEVVRAAGGKPGGSFGFAAFLAMAWGAVIGSNTTLLGGARGPLALGILQNATNQTISFVQWTLWSIPVVLVLLLAAGIVLVIAGRGEEVSLPAAQQFLEARNNKLGSISRREIYTAGVMLLTIVLWIFQGDRLGLATVGFLGVSLAFVLGIADWREVEEDVNWGIFVMYGSAIALSAALRDTGAAEALTKQLLALGIESPLLIFAAVVLIALCLTEFMSNAATVAMLMPVALSLASNYGIDPHAITLGVVVPAGLGFMFPVSTPAIAIAVGSGFVRPLAVLRLGIWLDILTFLVFLAMSKLYWPLVGLRW; encoded by the coding sequence ATGGACAGCAAACCGTTTTCTTCGTTGATATTGGATGGTCTGCGCTCTTTTGGGCGCTTTTGCCGCTCTGAAGAGGGCCGCTGGCTCTGGTACATTATGGCAGCGGCAATTTACGCAACAATTCTGGTGTTACCGCTTCCAGGTTTTTCAATAGAAGCTAGGCGATCATTAGCTGTCTTTGGCGTGGCTGTTTTCTTGTGGGCGACTAATACCCTACCACTCGCTGTCACCGGCTTGTTGATTCTGTTCTTATTACCCTTTAGCGGCGCGATTTCTACGAAAAGTACCTACGTTTACTTTGGCGATCAAGCGGTGTTTTTCGTGTTGGGCGCACTGATCCTCACCAGCCCCATTATGCGATCCGGACTCAGCACTCGTTTAGCCCTAGCGGTGGTGAGCCGGTTTGGCCGCAATCAAAGTGCGCTGATATTGTCTATTTTGGGTTTGGCGGCGGTGATGTCTTGTTTTATTAACGCCCACGCAGTTGCCGCGATGCTGTTCCCAATCGTGCTTGAGGTCGTCCGCGCCGCCGGTGGCAAGCCGGGAGGGAGTTTTGGTTTTGCGGCTTTTTTGGCGATGGCGTGGGGTGCGGTGATTGGTTCTAATACAACGTTACTAGGCGGCGCAAGAGGGCCGCTAGCTTTAGGAATATTGCAGAATGCTACCAACCAGACGATTAGCTTCGTGCAGTGGACACTGTGGTCAATTCCAGTGGTGCTGGTACTGTTGCTGGCAGCCGGCATCGTGCTGGTGATCGCGGGGCGAGGCGAAGAGGTTTCTCTACCGGCAGCACAGCAGTTTCTAGAAGCCCGCAATAACAAGCTGGGTTCCATTTCCCGGCGGGAAATTTATACTGCCGGTGTGATGCTGCTGACGATTGTTCTATGGATCTTTCAAGGAGATCGTTTAGGACTGGCAACAGTAGGATTTTTAGGGGTGTCCTTGGCATTTGTGCTGGGCATTGCCGATTGGCGCGAGGTAGAGGAGGATGTAAATTGGGGAATTTTTGTGATGTATGGCAGTGCGATCGCCCTGAGTGCAGCATTGCGAGATACCGGCGCAGCGGAAGCGCTGACAAAGCAACTACTTGCTTTGGGAATTGAATCACCCCTATTGATTTTTGCTGCGGTTGTACTCATAGCGCTTTGCCTGACAGAGTTTATGAGCAATGCGGCAACGGTGGCAATGCTGATGCCGGTGGCGCTATCTTTGGCATCTAACTACGGCATCGATCCCCATGCGATTACACTAGGTGTTGTTGTGCCTGCCGGCTTGGGCTTCATGTTTCCCGTTAGCACGCCGGCGATTGCGATCGCAGTCGGCAGCGGGTTCGTGCGCCCCCTAGCCGTCTTGCGCTTAGGAATTTGGCTGGATATTCTCACTTTTTTGGTTTTTTTAGCGATGAGTAAACTGTACTGGCCTCTCGTGGGTTTGAGGTGGTAG
- a CDS encoding serine/threonine-protein kinase: protein MSYCLNPSCPQPQNPVTVKFCLSCGTKLLLKDRYRAIQPIGQGGMGRTFLAVDEHRLRARCVIKQFLPAPEIQGNSDAMAKAVGLFEQEARRLLELGEQHSQIPALLAYFEQDKSLYLVQQLIEGQDLWQELEEQGAFSEEQIRLLLNDLLPVLQFVHENQIIHRDIKPMNIIRRRRDGQLVVIDFGVSKQLSSTGFARTGTRAGTEGYAPIEQLRSGKAYPASDLYSLGVTCIHLLTHTALEELFDPLNGRWLWRSVLRQKGKDVSAQLAQVLDKMLKEWVNDRYQSASEVLKDLKAEPLKPATSPHVPATLPMRGIQMPQTPPITVRPASKPLITSTADSFLPFNAPTTWKRVQILTGHSRFVNSVAISPDGQILVSGSSDKTIQLWQLATGEHLGTFTGHSDDVTSVCFSPDGQTIASGSLDRTIKLWQLYTGKLLCTLTGHSDWVLSVAFSPDGKTLASGSWDKTIKVLHLATGKLIYTLTGHSDGVRAIAFSPDGKILASGSWDRTLNLWNLANGQLLHTLAGHTDPVSSIAISPRSLTLASGSEDKTIKLWQLGNGGQLQQTPLRTLAGHSNWVNTLAMSSRAQILASGSRDKTIKIWHLPTGKLLHTLSGESYSVNSVAFSPDGQTLVSGSEDKTIKIWRMSPVVEA from the coding sequence ATGAGCTATTGCCTCAATCCGAGCTGCCCGCAGCCGCAGAATCCGGTTACGGTTAAGTTTTGTCTGAGCTGTGGGACAAAATTACTACTCAAAGATCGTTACCGTGCCATTCAGCCCATCGGGCAGGGGGGTATGGGGCGAACCTTTTTGGCAGTCGATGAACACCGGCTGCGTGCTCGCTGCGTGATTAAGCAATTTTTACCGGCACCGGAAATTCAAGGCAATTCTGATGCAATGGCTAAGGCTGTTGGGCTGTTTGAGCAAGAAGCGAGACGCTTACTGGAACTGGGGGAACAGCACTCGCAAATTCCGGCTTTGCTGGCGTATTTTGAACAAGATAAAAGCTTGTATTTGGTGCAGCAGCTAATTGAAGGGCAAGATTTGTGGCAGGAGTTGGAAGAACAAGGGGCGTTTAGTGAAGAACAGATCCGGCTGCTGTTAAATGATTTGCTGCCGGTGTTGCAGTTTGTCCATGAAAACCAAATCATCCACCGCGATATCAAGCCGATGAATATTATCAGACGTCGCAGAGATGGGCAGCTGGTGGTGATTGATTTTGGTGTCTCCAAACAGTTAAGCAGTACAGGTTTTGCCAGAACGGGAACGCGAGCCGGTACAGAAGGTTACGCACCCATTGAACAGCTTCGCAGTGGCAAAGCCTATCCAGCCAGTGACCTTTACAGTTTAGGCGTGACTTGCATTCATTTGCTGACTCATACAGCGCTCGAAGAATTATTTGATCCGCTGAATGGACGGTGGCTGTGGCGTTCGGTGCTAAGGCAAAAAGGGAAAGATGTCAGCGCTCAACTCGCGCAAGTTTTAGACAAAATGCTGAAAGAGTGGGTGAATGATCGCTATCAGTCGGCATCGGAAGTGCTGAAAGATTTGAAAGCAGAACCCTTGAAGCCGGCAACTTCACCCCATGTGCCGGCCACCTTGCCGATGAGAGGCATTCAAATGCCGCAAACGCCACCCATCACGGTTAGGCCGGCATCCAAACCGCTGATTACCAGTACAGCAGATAGCTTTCTTCCTTTCAACGCACCGACGACGTGGAAACGGGTTCAGATTCTTACGGGACACTCGCGCTTTGTTAATTCGGTTGCGATTAGTCCAGATGGTCAGATCCTTGTCAGTGGTAGTTCTGACAAAACGATTCAACTGTGGCAGCTAGCAACCGGCGAGCATCTGGGTACGTTCACAGGTCATTCAGATGATGTCACCTCGGTTTGCTTTAGTCCAGATGGGCAGACGATCGCCAGTGGCAGTTTGGATAGAACGATTAAGCTGTGGCAGCTTTACACCGGCAAACTATTATGTACGCTCACAGGTCATTCAGACTGGGTGCTGTCGGTTGCTTTCAGTCCGGATGGCAAGACGCTGGCGAGTGGGAGTTGGGATAAGACGATTAAAGTTTTGCATCTGGCAACTGGAAAGCTGATCTACACCCTGACGGGGCATTCTGACGGCGTGAGAGCGATCGCCTTTAGCCCAGACGGGAAGATTCTTGCCAGCGGTAGCTGGGATAGAACCCTTAACTTGTGGAATTTGGCGAATGGGCAACTGCTGCACACGTTAGCCGGTCATACCGATCCGGTGAGTTCTATTGCAATTAGTCCCCGTTCTCTCACCCTTGCTAGTGGCAGTGAGGACAAGACGATTAAACTGTGGCAGTTGGGGAATGGTGGGCAATTGCAACAAACTCCACTCCGCACCCTTGCCGGTCATTCAAATTGGGTGAATACCCTGGCAATGAGTTCCCGCGCCCAGATCCTCGCTAGCGGTAGTCGGGATAAGACGATTAAGATTTGGCATTTGCCCACCGGCAAGCTGTTGCACACGCTTTCTGGGGAATCTTACTCAGTGAATTCGGTTGCTTTCAGTCCGGATGGTCAAACCCTGGTGAGTGGCAGTGAGGATAAGACGATTAAGATTTGGCGGATGTCGCCGGTGGTGGAAGCGTGA
- a CDS encoding DEAD/DEAH box helicase family protein yields MSRNEDLTRKELIDPVLDSLGWKANLIRREKTPGGVDIIDGKPRKRSERVDYLLCLPATRGNQPLPVALIEAKAENKLPSLGIQQALDYQKRFNVPFVFSTNGHLYATWGEDTRQIETNLDIANFPTPEDLRSRWEAIKGFKLDTNAARALFISPKGGARALYYFQDAAIRSALEKIARRGDKWNRILIQLATGTGKTILATQLLHKLAESEQLTRALFVVDRDELRSQALGKLMAIFEDNARVVTTDKPNTNARILVASYQTLLGKEENEPLFWNQYFKDLPLSHIIIDECHRSAWGSWSIILEDHSEAVHIGLTATPRIIIGGEGETARQDDEEITAHNLEYFGQPVYEYGITEGQADGYLAACEVIRRAVDLDQIEITREDIEMRSVIDPYTGKTVNPGDIAPSYSVKSYDRLLLLPDRVTAMSEDIFQHLLDTGTPYQKTIIFCASDAHASNVAIELNNIYSRWCQQRQIESCEWFAFMCTGNPDLRPPAKKLIPELRDSKQSHYIATTVDLLSTGVDLPNLENVIFFRYLESPILFYQIIGRGTRIGDPSGSKVMFRIYDYTNATRLFGQPFESRNKPTTGGDEEGEGNQPEGDSSNKDRPTRRKANLIQVKGFTVSVAGEGKSILCNEDGTDVLVPVEEYKQRVAARILAEAENLDSLRKVWVVTPRRRKLLQNLPKGELSLRLIRELQDQRDCDLFDVLADLVYGIAAKSRAERTAAFSYKNRNWLRELPEPTANVLSAITRQFEKGGIEELENTTIYDEYEVRNAGGFEALIGLDTPPEQLIQEVKLRLLSA; encoded by the coding sequence ATGTCTCGTAACGAAGACCTGACTCGCAAGGAACTAATTGATCCCGTTTTAGACTCTCTAGGTTGGAAAGCCAACCTGATCAGACGTGAAAAAACTCCTGGTGGAGTCGATATTATTGACGGTAAACCTCGTAAGCGTAGTGAGCGAGTTGATTATTTGTTGTGTTTGCCTGCCACGAGAGGCAATCAACCTTTGCCTGTCGCGCTGATTGAAGCCAAGGCAGAAAATAAATTACCAAGTTTAGGGATACAGCAGGCACTAGATTACCAAAAACGATTTAATGTGCCCTTTGTTTTTTCCACTAATGGGCATTTATATGCAACATGGGGTGAAGATACGCGACAAATTGAAACGAATTTGGATATAGCTAATTTTCCAACGCCTGAAGATTTACGCAGCCGATGGGAAGCTATTAAAGGGTTTAAGTTGGATACGAATGCTGCCCGTGCTTTATTTATATCTCCGAAGGGGGGAGCTAGAGCTTTATATTATTTCCAAGATGCAGCGATTAGGTCGGCTTTAGAAAAAATTGCCAGAAGAGGTGATAAGTGGAATAGAATTTTAATTCAACTGGCTACGGGTACAGGTAAAACTATTTTAGCTACTCAATTACTGCATAAATTGGCAGAATCAGAGCAGTTGACTAGAGCTTTATTTGTAGTAGATCGGGACGAGCTTCGCAGCCAAGCTCTAGGCAAACTAATGGCAATTTTTGAGGATAACGCTAGAGTTGTCACGACTGATAAACCTAATACAAATGCTCGGATTCTTGTAGCCAGCTACCAAACTTTATTAGGCAAAGAAGAAAATGAACCGCTGTTTTGGAATCAATATTTTAAAGATTTACCATTGAGCCATATTATTATTGATGAGTGCCATCGCTCGGCTTGGGGTTCGTGGAGTATAATTCTTGAAGATCACTCCGAGGCAGTACATATTGGTTTAACAGCAACACCTCGCATAATTATCGGCGGTGAAGGAGAAACAGCTAGACAGGACGATGAAGAAATTACAGCACATAATTTAGAATATTTCGGTCAACCTGTTTATGAATATGGGATTACTGAAGGTCAAGCAGACGGCTATTTAGCGGCTTGTGAAGTTATTCGCCGTGCAGTAGATTTAGATCAAATAGAAATTACCCGCGAAGATATTGAGATGCGCTCGGTTATCGATCCATATACAGGTAAAACTGTAAATCCTGGGGATATTGCACCGAGTTATAGTGTGAAAAGTTACGATCGCTTGCTGCTTTTACCAGATAGAGTAACCGCGATGAGCGAGGATATTTTTCAACATTTACTAGATACAGGAACACCGTATCAAAAAACAATTATTTTTTGTGCTAGTGATGCTCATGCTTCAAATGTTGCAATTGAACTGAATAATATTTACTCTCGCTGGTGTCAGCAGAGGCAAATTGAATCGTGTGAATGGTTTGCTTTTATGTGTACTGGCAATCCAGACTTAAGACCGCCTGCAAAAAAGCTAATTCCTGAGCTTAGAGATAGTAAACAAAGCCATTATATTGCGACAACGGTTGATTTACTGTCAACTGGGGTGGATCTTCCTAATTTAGAAAATGTAATTTTCTTTCGTTACTTGGAATCACCTATTTTGTTTTATCAAATTATCGGAAGGGGAACCAGAATCGGCGATCCATCAGGATCGAAGGTGATGTTTAGAATTTATGATTATACAAATGCTACGCGCCTATTCGGTCAACCTTTTGAGAGTCGCAATAAACCGACAACAGGAGGGGATGAAGAAGGTGAAGGGAATCAGCCAGAAGGAGATAGCAGCAATAAGGACAGACCAACACGGCGAAAAGCTAATCTGATTCAGGTTAAAGGGTTTACGGTTAGTGTGGCAGGTGAAGGTAAATCAATTTTATGTAACGAAGATGGGACGGATGTTTTAGTACCAGTGGAAGAGTATAAGCAACGGGTAGCGGCTAGGATACTGGCTGAAGCGGAGAATTTAGATTCGTTACGGAAGGTTTGGGTTGTTACCCCCAGGCGGCGTAAGTTGTTGCAAAATCTGCCAAAAGGGGAATTATCCCTGCGATTAATTCGAGAGTTGCAGGATCAGAGGGATTGCGATTTATTTGATGTGTTGGCAGATTTAGTGTATGGTATTGCTGCTAAGAGTCGTGCTGAAAGAACTGCGGCTTTTAGCTATAAAAATCGTAATTGGTTGCGGGAATTACCGGAACCAACTGCTAATGTTTTAAGTGCGATCACGAGACAATTTGAGAAAGGTGGTATTGAGGAACTCGAAAACACAACGATTTATGATGAATATGAGGTAAGAAATGCCGGAGGTTTTGAAGCGTTAATCGGTTTAGATACTCCGCCAGAACAGTTAATTCAAGAAGTAAAATTGAGGCTTTTGAGTGCATGA